The region TAAGTGCCAACAACGAATACGCACTCGCTGCTTAATTAAAGCAGCCGTCCAATCCGGTCTTTTCCCGGGAGACTGGTGCGGGCGTCAATAAACCGGGATGCTCTCATCTCAATTCTCGGAGAGATGAGCTAAGACCATCGAGATAGCCGCGAGGGGAGCTGGCGTGAGGGCGCCCTTCCGGCGAAGCGCAAATCCCACGCTACGCTCGTAGAAGCCGCTCAAGCTGCCTCTTCGGACGTGGGTTCGACTCCCACCGCCTCCACCAATTATAAAACTATGTGAAGGACTTGAACCCTCACATAGTTTTTTTATTTATATTATGGTATAATATGGGAAAGCAGAAAATAAGTAAGTTAATAGTTAACATTAGGAACGCTAGATGACCCCTTTTTTACCTGACTTTCTAGACTTTGCAAGAGGAAAACGACCGCATTACAAGCAGTTGACTTCCTTCGCTTCTTTTGTTACAAAGGTGAAGTGAAATTTCAACATTGTTATGATTTTAATCTTGACACTTTCAAGCATACGAAGACGGGTTTTTGGTTAAGCCCTGTGTTATCATTTGTAGACGAAGGAGGCAAAACATGGACTGGATTCAGAGTATGCAAAAAGCAATCAACTATATCGAAGATAATCTGCTTGAAGATATCGACTCAGACAGAATAGCCAAAAGTATTTATACGTCGAATGCTCATTTTCAACGTATTTTCAGCATAATAACAGGAATGACAATAAGCGACTATATCCGCTATAGGCGCTTATCTCTTGCGGGACAGGAACTAACTTTAACAAAAGCTAAAGTTATAGATATTGCTTTCAAGTATGGGTATGATACGCCGGATAGCTTTGCAAAAGCGTTTATTAGGTTTCACGGCATCACACCATCTTCTGCACGTAAATTGAAACACAGTTTGAAATGTTTTGATCCTCTTTCAATACAAATTTCTATAAGGGGTGGATTCCATATGTCAAGAAAGCTGATTTCAAACGTTCCGCTAATAACAATGCATTCTGATGGCTATTCTTATCTGACTTCCTTTGTAGGTGCTTTGTACGGAGCGCTCATAAGTGTCGGAGAGAATTACGATTACGCAGAACTGTTGTCTTGCAGCGGTCTGGGCAACCGATTGTGCTGGACAGAGGGACAGTGGATATTTGGAAATGAAAATATTGAAAATTGTAATGTATATCCTTTTGAAATCCAAGACCGTTTACTAAATGCTATAGGCTGGAAAGTAAAAAGGATTGTTGTTGAGCGCGACGACAGCAAGCATGCAGTCAACATTTCAGAGGGAAAAATCAGACAGGATTTTGTCGATTCGATTAATAAAGGTATACCCGTCCTTGCCCAAGGCATCACAGACGACGGATGCAAACATGATTACGATGTTTTCTACGGGTATGAGGGGGATGGTGAAAAAATCATTGGCTGGGATTATTATCAGAATAATGACCAGCCCTTTATCAGGGAAAATTGGGAAAGAGAGTTAATCAGCTATATGTTACTCACGGAAAAGGCCGAACCCGTATCTGAACGCAAGCGTATTATTGCCGCATTTAAAGCCATTACAGGCCATGCTAGGCAAGGTGTGATACGAGGAAGAAAAGTGGGCTTTGCAGCATGGGAATCATTTTTAAACCAACTTGAACATGACGATTTTTCAAAGTGCTCGCTTCATCCATCCGAAGAAATGCCGAATGATGAAAACGGCGTAAACAGTTTGGAACACAGGTTCATTATATATTGTGATGCACTTTGTCAAATCAGCCAACGTGGTCAAATCCTACCATATTATAAAAGACTTGTTGAGAAGTTTCCAGAATGGGCACAAGAGCTAAATATAGCAATAACCGCATGGCAAGACTGTGCTGGTTATGGGGGTTATTTATGGAGTCAGGGTTTTTCCTTTGATGACAAGGGTTATGAAAAATTTCGCAGCCCTGAAATGAGAAGGATTCTTGCAGATGAAGGGCGCAGAGCTATGAAAAAGGAAATAGAAGCAATTGAGCAAATTGAAAAAATATTGCAAAAGGAAAAGTGTAATGACTAATGCATGTTAAGCTTAAAGAGCTACTGCCTTATTATTAGAGGGCGAAAAGAGCAAAACATGTAACAAAGCAAAGGCATCTATATTCACCTAACTTCCCAGTCAAATCCACAATTTTCAGGATCACATCAATATGATCCTCGTAGACTATGACCTTCTCTACATATGTGGAGATAATGCGTTTGCAGGCAAGCAGGTCGTCGGAGAAGATGACTGCTGCAGAGGGCAGGGTTATCAGAGAGGGAGCGTCTCCTAACGAGGGTGATGACGCTCAACCGACTGATATCGGCTGCCTCAGAACATGCCATGCCTGATTGGGTAAACCGCACCGCTCTTCAGGATCTTCTCGGGGTTGACCTCTCTCAGCTGAATGATGATACGCTTTACCGCA is a window of Bacillota bacterium DNA encoding:
- a CDS encoding helix-turn-helix transcriptional regulator; this translates as MDWIQSMQKAINYIEDNLLEDIDSDRIAKSIYTSNAHFQRIFSIITGMTISDYIRYRRLSLAGQELTLTKAKVIDIAFKYGYDTPDSFAKAFIRFHGITPSSARKLKHSLKCFDPLSIQISIRGGFHMSRKLISNVPLITMHSDGYSYLTSFVGALYGALISVGENYDYAELLSCSGLGNRLCWTEGQWIFGNENIENCNVYPFEIQDRLLNAIGWKVKRIVVERDDSKHAVNISEGKIRQDFVDSINKGIPVLAQGITDDGCKHDYDVFYGYEGDGEKIIGWDYYQNNDQPFIRENWERELISYMLLTEKAEPVSERKRIIAAFKAITGHARQGVIRGRKVGFAAWESFLNQLEHDDFSKCSLHPSEEMPNDENGVNSLEHRFIIYCDALCQISQRGQILPYYKRLVEKFPEWAQELNIAITAWQDCAGYGGYLWSQGFSFDDKGYEKFRSPEMRRILADEGRRAMKKEIEAIEQIEKILQKEKCND